taaaaaattagctgggtgtgatggtgctgCCTGTAGTctctactacttgggaggctaaggtgggaggattgctgaagcccaggaggttgaggctgcagtgagccgtgatcctgccactacactctggcctaggcaacagagcgagaccctatctcaaaaacaaaataaaacaaaaaccgataataatgataattattgtCATCCAAAACAACAAATCACCAAGTGTCTCCTGAAAAGCCAGGTGTGTGAGCTagcctctctcctctccagaTATGTACTGAGCACAGCCATGGGAAAAGCATccaattgtgtgtatatatgcaggAGATAAAGGTGAGTAAGACTGTTTCCTCCTCCCCTCAAGATCATAGCATGACAGAGACGGAACGTCTATAAATAACTATAAAGTATATCTAGGTCTAGCCCAACAAGGCAGAAAGAGGAAGTGGAGTTATTGCAAGACTGTCTTTAGTCTTGAGATGATGGGTGGCAGGAGTAGGGGGGTAGTAGAAAagataccttttcttttttttttgcttgagacagtctcactctgttgcccaggctggagcgcagtggcgtggctcaatcatcactcactgcagcctcgatctcccaggctcaattgatcctcccacctcagcctcccaagtaactcaGACCatgggcacatgccactacgcacagctaatttttgtattttttgtagagacggggttttgccgtgttgccaaggctggtctcaaactcctgggctcaagatctgcctgccttggcctcccaaaatgctgggattacaggtgtaagccaccacacctggctgatacGTGTTTTTCTTACTTAACCTCTATTCCCTGAAGCCTGGGTGGGGGAACATGTTTTTTCCTGGTCTGAGTAGGGATCTGAGACCACCACCCATTCCTCCCCTTGGCCTCACCCTGTAGAAGCCCTTCCACCCTGCATTCCACCAGCACCTGCTGATGTTATCTCTCCACACAGATTGGGACCTGCAGGTCTTGGAACATCCTGCATCTTTCTGAGTAGTCTGGGACCCAAGGAAAGGTCATTAACCCCTTTCCAGAAGGGGTAGGTGTCCCCCGTGCCCATCTCAAGCACATTCCAGGACACATCCTTGAGCctaccctccttccctccccacccttctTAAAGCTGGCTGTGCTTCCTTTGAGAAGCCCAGGTTTTGGTGGGAGGAGGAAAGGCAGATACAATCAGAGGTGAGGCAGGGAGGTACCCACAGAACTGGCTCACTAGCCCTGTTTCCTGGCCTGATGGCTCCCTCACCCTCATTCAGGCTGGGTGGGGGAGAGTCAGGTACAGACAAGACACCCTAGTCCCTCAGCCATGCACTACTCTGTCCCGTTGGCAGCCTTTCATTTCAGTTTCACACAGGGATACAGGATCTGGTAGACCCAGATGACCCAAATGGTGCATTCATAGCCACAGAGGCAAAAGGGAGGCAGCAGGCCTGTGCTGAGCTGCAAGCTTACTTTGGTAGGAAGGGCCCTAGCTTTGCCCAAGGGGTGGTCACAGCAGCAGCCCAAGCCCCTGAAATCTTTGCTCAGTGGCCTGGCATATTGGGCATCTACTCCATGTGCTCCAGAGATCATCTTACCCTGGATGTAAACAAGGGTTCTGCTTGACAACTGGGGGGAGTGCCTGTCCCACAACAGAGGAATGTGGAGGACCTAGAAGCCTCAGGCCCTTCCCACACAGCTCTGCTGAGAGCAATTCCATAGTTCTCAGTTTGAACTGGAGACAGCCTTGGAGAAGTTAGAAACAGAAAACTTTTGCTGATAATCCCACCTCAAAACCTGtagctgggctgggcatggtggctcaggcctgtaatcccaacactttgggagtccgaggtgggtgggtcacctgaagtgaggagttccgagaccagcctggtcaacatggtgaaaccccatctctattaaaaatacaaaaattagctgggcgtggtagcaggcacatataatcccagctacttgggaggctgaagcaggagaattgcttgaatccgggaggcggaggttgcagtgagccaagatcgcgccattgcactccagcatgggcgacagagcaagactccgtctcaaaacaaaaacaaacaaaacacaacaaaacaaaaaaaattaaaaaaaaaacctctggcTGCCCACTCACCAGAAACTACTGAGAAGGCTACAGGTAAGGATGAGTAAATCAAATCaatgatcatttaaaagtgtttattttctaaatgggAGTAACACAGAGGGAACTTTTGGCACCTTCTTTCCAGTCCATCGCCCCCATCATGTCCTCCCAAACACAAAGCAATGGCAGGAGAAACCACAGGACAGAGTCACAAAGTTAGTCACAGAGAGATCTGTACAATCCTGGATAGCTGGAATTCAAGAGTCTGTCCCAGCTATCTTGACCCGGAGTGGGGTTACAGCTCAGGGGCATAGGGCTCCTCAGTAGGTGAGGGTACCCGCAGCTCAGCATCATGCCTTACCACGGTAAAGAGTCCCACCACTGCCAGCAGAGCCATCACCATGACAGCAGAGCAAATGCTGAACATATTCCGAGTGCCTGTTTTTCGATCACTGTCATGGAGGACAAGGAGCCCTAGGCAAGCCAGTAAGTGCAGAGGTACCCGGAACCAGTTGAGTACACCAGCCTGCTCTGTCTCAGGGATCACCTTTCTCCGTAGGAAGCTCATGCTGGGAAAGTATAGTCCACAAGCCAACTCAATAAGTAGAAAGGCTATGAAGGACTCCACTGGACTCTCTTGGCCTGGGCTGGTAGAGAAAGTCAACATGAAGAGAGAGAAGACGACGATGAGCACAGCAAGGGAGAGCAGGTGCATGGGCTGAAGGTGGTACCTCTTGGAGGTGGCGATACGGTACAGGGAAGAGCCAAGCAGGCTGGCTGCCATGAAGCTGGAGAAGACAATGCCCAGAGGGGCCCCATGTGGGTCCAGCACAGGTGTCCAGAGGAAGACAAAGATGAAGATGACACTCTCAAATAGAGCTTGTATGGTGCCCAACAGCAGCACGCGGCGGTCCGACAGGAGGCAGCGCAAGCCTCCAGCACAGGTCCTTGAGAAGGCACGCTGCCGGTCATAGTTCTCCCCCCAGTTTCGAAGGGCCAAGGCCCCTGCCAGAGCCAGGAGAGGGATGGCAGCCACAAAGGGCGCTACAGGCCCGAGCCCTATCCAGCTGGCTACAGCCTCAGCTGCCACACCTGCCACTACAGCCAGCACATGGTTCCAGAAGGCAGCTCGAGCAAAGGTAGCTGGGATCCACTCGGCAGGGAAGTCATGCCGTTCCACGTGCTCATGGATATACCAGGCCTCGAAGGCTGAGAAGAGCAGGGCTGTGGACAGCCCACCAAGTGCTCGGCCCACTAGCAGCACAAAGTAGTCTTGAGAGAGTTTGGTTAAGCAGCATAGTGAGTAAGTGAGGGAGAAGAGGACACAAGAATTCTTGCGACCCAGCCAATCCACAAGGGAGGAGGCCACTAGGCCAAAGAGGACTGTAGAGGCAAGGCCACAGACATAGAGGATGGCAATTTGACCTTCCAGGAAGTAGTAATGCTGGTAGAGTTTATAGAGGTAGGGGGCTTGGAGCCAGTCAGCTGCCAGGGCCAGGAAGTAGACCTGATAGAAGTCCAGTTGAAATCGAAGAAAGGAGGGATTGCTGCAGGCCCTTCCAGGGGGTTTAGCCCGGCATCTTGACAGTTCCAGCCCCaggcaggaggccaggaggcCTACAAAAGCAAGGTAGGCAGTCACCAGCATGGTGGGCCCCCGGACGACCTGGGAAGAGAGGTGGGAGTCAGAGTCATATCCATCCTTCAGGCAGCACGGTCAAGGGGCCGACTGTCTTAAGCAGATGGCAGCTCCACCCAACCCCGCTGCCAACTCCACTCCCCAAGATCTCAGACTGGAGGG
This window of the Nomascus leucogenys isolate Asia chromosome 11, Asia_NLE_v1, whole genome shotgun sequence genome carries:
- the MFSD5 gene encoding molybdate-anion transporter; its protein translation is MLVTAYLAFVGLLASCLGLELSRCRAKPPGRACSNPSFLRFQLDFYQVYFLALAADWLQAPYLYKLYQHYYFLEGQIAILYVCGLASTVLFGLVASSLVDWLGRKNSCVLFSLTYSLCCLTKLSQDYFVLLVGRALGGLSTALLFSAFEAWYIHEHVERHDFPAEWIPATFARAAFWNHVLAVVAGVAAEAVASWIGLGPVAPFVAAIPLLALAGALALRNWGENYDRQRAFSRTCAGGLRCLLSDRRVLLLGTIQALFESVIFIFVFLWTPVLDPHGAPLGIVFSSFMAASLLGSSLYRIATSKRYHLQPMHLLSLAVLIVVFSLFMLTFSTSPGQESPVESFIAFLLIELACGLYFPSMSFLRRKVIPETEQAGVLNWFRVPLHLLACLGLLVLHDSDRKTGTRNMFSICSAVMVMALLAVVGLFTVVRHDAELRVPSPTEEPYAPEL